CCAGCGCCAAGATGCTGTCGATCGTGCCGCTGGTCGCCGGCGGCGGCCTGTTCGAGACGGGCGCGGGCGGTTCCGCCCCCAAGCACGTGCAGCAGTTCCTGGAAGAAGGCTTCCTGCGCTGGGATTCGCTGGGCGAGTTCATGGCCCTGGCCGAATCGCTGGACCACCTGGGCCGCAGCTACGGCAACGCCCGCGCACAGGTCCTGGCCAAGACGCTGGACCTGGCGACCGCCAAGTTCCTGGACGAGAACAAGTCGCCCGAGCGCAAGGTCGGCGGCCTGGACAACCGCGGCAGCCACTACTACCTGGCCATGTACTGGGCCCAGGCCGTGGCCGCGCAGACCGACGACCGTGAACTGGCTGCCCTGTTCGCGGCGCCGGCCCGCGCGCTGGCCGACGGCGAGGACAAGATCCTGGCCGAACTGAAGGCTGCCCAGGGCAAGCCCGTCGACATCGGCGGCTACTACCAGCCCAACGAAGCCCTCGCCAGCCAGGCCATGCGCCCCAGCGCCACGCTGAACCAGGCCCTGGCCTCGATCGCCTAAGCCTCCGCTGCCGCGCCTCGGCGCGGCAACAAAAAAAGGCCGGCAGCCCCAGGGCTGCCGGCCTTTTCCTTTGCGCGCGCCTAGCGCTGCGCTTCGCGGTGCCGTAGCTGGCGCACCTGCAGGAACTGAAGCGCGACGGGAATCAGCGACAGGCCGATGATGATGACCGAGACCCAATGCAGGTTGGCCCGCACCCACGGGATCGAACCCAGCCAGTAGCCGGCCAGCAGCATCGACGAGCACCACAGGATGCCGCCGATGACGTTGTAGGTGTAGAACGTGCGGCGCGGCATCTGCGACAGGCCGGCGACGAACGGCGCCACGGTCCGGACGATGGGCACGAAACGCGCCACGGTGATGGTCATCGCGCCGAAACGCGCGAAGTACGCGCGCGCCCGCTCCATGTGATCGGGCTTGATC
The sequence above is drawn from the Achromobacter xylosoxidans genome and encodes:
- a CDS encoding VTT domain-containing protein, giving the protein MSITEVFSWLTSEQGLMAVLAQNWVLGTAIIAAVIFVETGLVVMPFLPGDSLLFAAGAFLGLAGVDPAISLAAITAAAIAGDALNYSIGSSRWGQRLASSRWIKPDHMERARAYFARFGAMTITVARFVPIVRTVAPFVAGLSQMPRRTFYTYNVIGGILWCSSMLLAGYWLGSIPWVRANLHWVSVIIIGLSLIPVALQFLQVRQLRHREAQR